A genomic segment from Diospyros lotus cultivar Yz01 chromosome 5, ASM1463336v1, whole genome shotgun sequence encodes:
- the LOC127801408 gene encoding uncharacterized protein LOC127801408 isoform X1 translates to MAMAAASCSNLCCCFSASIPKLPSPTLLSWSSRASILSGSNGISISFHRARSNSRTRAKFDKFQGEDPRDNTEEFTTPSLSPPSPSVEPGQHMVQEEEDDSCLPSDLEGAVRQSSQASATFVSSGGMRAIVELLIPQLQFLDDEGAQSELWELSRIFLDTLIEETDCQRVKAIFPDAGAAALLKYRWQDATFGFSSLSDRKPVDNGDEIVVMVVPDYQMLEYVERIASDLSNDPPRPLIMWNPRLVSEDVGVGFNVRKLRRYFLSSFTVTYSMRPLPSGAVFRCYPGLWKVFYDDKDRPNRYLLAKELISRPDAEELEIIFGNVEENSDKGPSFFDRAAGIFSSLNRFMKVISR, encoded by the exons ATGGCCATGGCCGCCGCTTCATGTTCAAACTTGTGCTGCTGCTTCTCTGCCTCAATTCCCAAATTACCTTCACCAACTCTCCTTTCCTGGTCTTCTCGGGCCTCCATTCTTTCTGGGTCCAATGGTATTTCAATTTCCTTCCACAGAGCTCGCTCTAACTCTAGAACTCGTGCCAAGTTCGACAAGTTCCAAGGTGAAGATCCCCGAGATAATACTGAAGAGTTCACCACTCCATCGCTGTCACCGCCGTCGCCTTCGGTTGAGCCAGGACAGCATATggttcaagaagaagaagatgacag CTGCCTGCCTTCTGATTTGGAGGGCGCTGTCCGACAGTCAAGCCAAGCAAGTGCCACTTTCGTTTCTTCTGGTGGAATGAGAGCTATA GTTGAGCTTTTAATCCCGCAGTTGCAGTTTCTAGATGACGAGGGGGCCCAAAGTGAGCTTTGGGAGCTGTCTAGAATTTTCTTGGATACGCTTATTGAAGAAACAGACTGTCAG AGAGTTAAAGCTATCTTTCCTGATGCTGGCGCTGCTGCACTTCTAAAATATCGGTGGCAAGATGCTACTTTTGGCTTCTCCAg TTTAAGTGACAGGAAGCCTGTAGACAATGGAGATGAAATTGTTGTGATGGTTGTTCCTGATTACCAGATGTTAGAATATGTGGAGAGGATCGCATCTGATCTCTCAAATGATCCG CCTAGGCCTCTCATAATGTGGAATCCACGTCTTGTCAGTGAGGACGTTGGGGTTGGGTTCAACGTTCGGAAGCTACGTCGTTACTTTTTAAg CTCTTTTACAGTGACTTACTCAATGAGGCCTCTGCCTTCTGGAGCTGTCTTTAGATGTTATCCCGG GTTGTGGAAGGTGTTCTATGATGACAAGGACAGGCCAAACCGGTATCTTCTTGCGAAAGAACTAATAAGCCGTCCTGATGCAGAAGAACTTGAG ATAATATTTGGAAATGTAGAGGAGAATTCCGACAAGGGCCCATCATTTTTCGACAGGGCAGCAGGCATCTTCTCTTCATTAAACCGATTCATGAAAGTCATATCAAGATGA
- the LOC127801408 gene encoding uncharacterized protein LOC127801408 isoform X2, whose protein sequence is MAMAAASCSNLCCCFSASIPKLPSPTLLSWSSRASILSGSNGISISFHRARSNSRTRAKFDKFQGEDPRDNTEEFTTPSLSPPSPSVEPGQHMVQEEEDDSCLPSDLEGAVRQSSQASATFVSSGGMRAIVELLIPQLQFLDDEGAQSELWELSRIFLDTLIEETDCQRVKAIFPDAGAAALLKYRWQDATFGFSSLSDRKPVDNGDEIVVMVVPDYQMLEYVERIASDLSNDPPRPLIMWNPRLVSEDVGVGFNVRKLRRYFLSSFTVTYSMRPLPSGAVFRCYPGYSFNALLGCGRCSMMTRTGQTGIFLRKN, encoded by the exons ATGGCCATGGCCGCCGCTTCATGTTCAAACTTGTGCTGCTGCTTCTCTGCCTCAATTCCCAAATTACCTTCACCAACTCTCCTTTCCTGGTCTTCTCGGGCCTCCATTCTTTCTGGGTCCAATGGTATTTCAATTTCCTTCCACAGAGCTCGCTCTAACTCTAGAACTCGTGCCAAGTTCGACAAGTTCCAAGGTGAAGATCCCCGAGATAATACTGAAGAGTTCACCACTCCATCGCTGTCACCGCCGTCGCCTTCGGTTGAGCCAGGACAGCATATggttcaagaagaagaagatgacag CTGCCTGCCTTCTGATTTGGAGGGCGCTGTCCGACAGTCAAGCCAAGCAAGTGCCACTTTCGTTTCTTCTGGTGGAATGAGAGCTATA GTTGAGCTTTTAATCCCGCAGTTGCAGTTTCTAGATGACGAGGGGGCCCAAAGTGAGCTTTGGGAGCTGTCTAGAATTTTCTTGGATACGCTTATTGAAGAAACAGACTGTCAG AGAGTTAAAGCTATCTTTCCTGATGCTGGCGCTGCTGCACTTCTAAAATATCGGTGGCAAGATGCTACTTTTGGCTTCTCCAg TTTAAGTGACAGGAAGCCTGTAGACAATGGAGATGAAATTGTTGTGATGGTTGTTCCTGATTACCAGATGTTAGAATATGTGGAGAGGATCGCATCTGATCTCTCAAATGATCCG CCTAGGCCTCTCATAATGTGGAATCCACGTCTTGTCAGTGAGGACGTTGGGGTTGGGTTCAACGTTCGGAAGCTACGTCGTTACTTTTTAAg CTCTTTTACAGTGACTTACTCAATGAGGCCTCTGCCTTCTGGAGCTGTCTTTAGATGTTATCCCGG TTACAGTTTCAATGCTTTACTAGGTTGTGGAAGGTGTTCTATGATGACAAGGACAGGCCAAACCGGTATCTTCTTGCGAAAGAACTAA
- the LOC127801408 gene encoding uncharacterized protein LOC127801408 isoform X3, with translation MAMAAASCSNLCCCFSASIPKLPSPTLLSWSSRASILSGSNGISISFHRARSNSRTRAKFDKFQGEDPRDNTEEFTTPSLSPPSPSVEPGQHMVQEEEDDSCLPSDLEGAVRQSSQASATFVSSGGMRAIVELLIPQLQFLDDEGAQSELWELSRIFLDTLIEETDCQRVKAIFPDAGAAALLKYRWQDATFGFSSLSDRKPVDNGDEIVVMVVPDYQMLEYVERIASDLSNDPPRPLIMWNPRLVSEDVGVGFNVRKLRRYFLSSFTVTYSMRPLPSGAVFRCYPGFNALLGCGRCSMMTRTGQTGIFLRKN, from the exons ATGGCCATGGCCGCCGCTTCATGTTCAAACTTGTGCTGCTGCTTCTCTGCCTCAATTCCCAAATTACCTTCACCAACTCTCCTTTCCTGGTCTTCTCGGGCCTCCATTCTTTCTGGGTCCAATGGTATTTCAATTTCCTTCCACAGAGCTCGCTCTAACTCTAGAACTCGTGCCAAGTTCGACAAGTTCCAAGGTGAAGATCCCCGAGATAATACTGAAGAGTTCACCACTCCATCGCTGTCACCGCCGTCGCCTTCGGTTGAGCCAGGACAGCATATggttcaagaagaagaagatgacag CTGCCTGCCTTCTGATTTGGAGGGCGCTGTCCGACAGTCAAGCCAAGCAAGTGCCACTTTCGTTTCTTCTGGTGGAATGAGAGCTATA GTTGAGCTTTTAATCCCGCAGTTGCAGTTTCTAGATGACGAGGGGGCCCAAAGTGAGCTTTGGGAGCTGTCTAGAATTTTCTTGGATACGCTTATTGAAGAAACAGACTGTCAG AGAGTTAAAGCTATCTTTCCTGATGCTGGCGCTGCTGCACTTCTAAAATATCGGTGGCAAGATGCTACTTTTGGCTTCTCCAg TTTAAGTGACAGGAAGCCTGTAGACAATGGAGATGAAATTGTTGTGATGGTTGTTCCTGATTACCAGATGTTAGAATATGTGGAGAGGATCGCATCTGATCTCTCAAATGATCCG CCTAGGCCTCTCATAATGTGGAATCCACGTCTTGTCAGTGAGGACGTTGGGGTTGGGTTCAACGTTCGGAAGCTACGTCGTTACTTTTTAAg CTCTTTTACAGTGACTTACTCAATGAGGCCTCTGCCTTCTGGAGCTGTCTTTAGATGTTATCCCGG TTTCAATGCTTTACTAGGTTGTGGAAGGTGTTCTATGATGACAAGGACAGGCCAAACCGGTATCTTCTTGCGAAAGAACTAA